A single Curtobacterium sp. MCJR17_020 DNA region contains:
- the crtI gene encoding phytoene desaturase family protein produces MTPPRASRPTAVAATTRRKVPARRAVVIGGGISGLASAALLARDGFAVTVLEQRSQLGGRAGSWERDGFRFDTGPSWYLMPEVFDHFFQLLGTSADAELDLVKLDPGYRVYSEGNDEPIDLRADAEANIALFESVEPGAGKRIRKYLASAEDTYAMAIRRFLYTTFQDLTKLAAPDVLRRLPKLARLLLQPLSSRAASAVKDRRLWQILGYPAVFLGTSPYAAPSMYHLMSHLDLADGVLYPKGGITEVIAAVERVARAEGAKIIAGAKVERIVVEDGVATGVVHRDRDGVQHTAPADLVVSAADLQHTEMQLLDREHRTHGAEHWKTRDPGPSAVLVYLGIDGPTPGLLHHTLVFTEDWKANFGAIFGKDRHVPDPASIYVCAPSETDPSVAPRGSSNLFILVPLPADLSIGKGGIDGAGDYEVEQIADRAIDVVAERSGVPDLRDRIRVRRTIGPRDFADDLNAWNGSMLGPAHTLKQSAFFREKNASAKVEGLYYAGASTIPGIGLPMCLISAEVLLKRIHGDTSTEPLPTPLGTPRNQAGTV; encoded by the coding sequence ATGACCCCGCCCCGCGCCTCCCGTCCGACGGCCGTCGCGGCCACCACCCGGCGCAAGGTGCCCGCTCGACGTGCCGTCGTGATCGGCGGGGGCATCAGCGGACTGGCGTCCGCAGCGCTGCTCGCGCGGGACGGCTTCGCCGTGACCGTGCTCGAGCAGCGGTCGCAGCTCGGTGGCCGTGCCGGTTCGTGGGAGCGCGACGGCTTCCGGTTCGACACCGGGCCGTCGTGGTACCTCATGCCCGAGGTGTTCGACCACTTCTTCCAGCTGCTCGGCACCTCGGCCGACGCCGAACTCGACCTCGTGAAGCTCGACCCCGGGTACCGCGTCTACAGCGAGGGCAACGACGAGCCGATCGACCTGCGCGCCGACGCCGAGGCGAACATCGCGCTGTTCGAGTCCGTCGAGCCCGGAGCCGGCAAGCGGATCCGGAAGTACCTCGCCTCGGCCGAGGACACCTACGCGATGGCGATCCGCCGGTTCCTGTACACGACGTTCCAGGACCTCACGAAGCTCGCCGCCCCCGACGTGCTCCGTCGACTGCCGAAGCTCGCCCGGCTCCTGCTGCAGCCGCTGTCGTCTCGTGCCGCCTCGGCGGTCAAGGACCGGCGGCTCTGGCAGATCCTGGGCTACCCGGCGGTGTTCCTGGGCACGAGCCCGTACGCCGCGCCGAGCATGTACCACCTGATGAGCCACCTCGACCTCGCCGACGGGGTGCTCTACCCGAAGGGCGGCATCACCGAGGTGATCGCCGCGGTCGAGCGCGTTGCCCGTGCCGAGGGCGCGAAGATCATCGCCGGCGCGAAGGTCGAACGGATCGTCGTCGAGGACGGCGTCGCGACCGGGGTCGTGCACCGCGACCGCGACGGTGTGCAGCACACCGCCCCGGCCGACCTGGTCGTGAGCGCCGCCGACCTGCAGCACACCGAGATGCAGCTGCTCGACCGCGAGCACCGCACCCACGGCGCCGAGCACTGGAAGACCCGCGACCCTGGGCCGAGCGCCGTGCTCGTCTACCTCGGCATCGACGGACCGACGCCCGGCCTGCTGCACCACACCCTCGTCTTCACCGAGGACTGGAAGGCGAACTTCGGCGCGATCTTCGGCAAGGACCGGCACGTCCCCGACCCCGCGTCGATCTACGTCTGCGCGCCGTCCGAGACCGACCCGTCCGTCGCGCCCCGCGGCTCGAGCAACCTGTTCATCCTGGTGCCGCTGCCCGCCGACCTGTCCATCGGCAAGGGCGGGATCGACGGTGCCGGCGACTACGAGGTCGAGCAGATCGCCGACCGCGCCATCGACGTCGTCGCCGAGCGTTCGGGCGTCCCCGACCTGCGGGACCGCATCCGGGTGCGCCGGACGATCGGCCCGCGCGACTTCGCCGACGACCTCAACGCGTGGAACGGTTCGATGCTCGGCCCCGCGCACACGCTCAAGCAGAGTGCGTTCTTCCGCGAGAAGAACGCGTCGGCCAAGGTCGAGGGGCTGTACTACGCCGGGGCGTCCACGATCCCGGGCATCGGTCTGCCGATGTGCCTGATCAGCGCCGAGGTCCTGCTCAAGCGGATCCACGGCGACACGAGCACCGAGCCGCTGCCGACGCCGCTCGGCACCCCGCGGAACCAGGCCGGCACCGTCTGA
- a CDS encoding YihY/virulence factor BrkB family protein, which translates to MAQEQQKPDPDDSRKPDNPTDLTKPTLVYTLKKTLREFSSDQCTDLAAGLTYYTVLALFPGLLAIVSILGLVSNPSDTITSLLDVVRNVGGGQVADLLQDPIEGLVRSPAAPVTFIVGLVGALWSASGYVGAFGRAMNRIYNVREGRPIWKLRPTMLGVTLATVILLVLGLLTLVSGPLARSFGDVIGLGDVAATVLLIVQWPILLIIAIVVVAVLYYWSPNVKQPKFTWVSGGSILALLIWIVASVGFGFYVGNFSNYNATYGSLGGVIVFLLWIWITNNALLFGAEFDAEIERGRELQAGIRAEEDIQLPERDTRQIEKQDEKRAQDVLEGIRIRQGADGD; encoded by the coding sequence ATGGCGCAGGAACAGCAGAAGCCGGATCCGGACGACTCCCGGAAGCCGGACAACCCCACCGACCTCACGAAGCCGACGCTCGTCTACACGCTGAAGAAGACGTTGCGCGAGTTCTCGAGCGACCAGTGCACCGACCTCGCAGCGGGCCTGACGTACTACACGGTCCTCGCGCTCTTCCCCGGACTGCTCGCGATCGTCTCGATCCTCGGTCTCGTGTCGAACCCGTCGGACACCATCACGTCGCTGCTGGATGTCGTCCGCAACGTCGGCGGCGGCCAGGTCGCGGACCTGCTCCAGGACCCGATCGAGGGACTCGTCCGCTCGCCCGCCGCCCCGGTCACGTTCATCGTCGGTCTTGTCGGTGCCCTCTGGTCGGCCTCCGGTTACGTCGGCGCGTTCGGCCGGGCGATGAACCGAATCTACAACGTCCGCGAGGGGCGTCCGATCTGGAAGCTCCGCCCGACGATGCTCGGCGTGACGCTCGCGACCGTCATCCTGCTCGTCCTCGGACTGCTGACGCTCGTCTCCGGTCCGCTCGCCCGCAGCTTCGGTGACGTCATCGGCCTCGGGGACGTCGCTGCGACGGTGCTCCTCATCGTGCAGTGGCCGATCCTGCTGATCATCGCGATCGTCGTGGTCGCGGTGCTCTACTACTGGTCGCCGAACGTCAAGCAGCCGAAGTTCACCTGGGTCAGCGGCGGGTCGATCCTGGCGCTCCTCATCTGGATCGTCGCGAGCGTCGGCTTCGGCTTCTACGTCGGGAACTTCTCGAACTACAACGCCACCTACGGCTCCCTCGGTGGGGTCATCGTCTTCCTGCTATGGATCTGGATCACGAACAACGCGCTGCTCTTCGGTGCCGAGTTCGACGCCGAGATCGAGCGCGGCCGCGAGCTGCAGGCGGGCATCCGGGCAGAGGAGGACATCCAGCTCCCCGAGCGCGACACCCGCCAGATCGAGAAGCAGGACGAGAAGCGCGCGCAGGACGTCCTCGAGGGGATCAGGATCCGGCAGGGCGCCGACGGCGACTGA
- a CDS encoding lycopene cyclase domain-containing protein has protein sequence MTGSGAYALLALPFFAVVAVVAVVAGIVAARRARAAGRAPGPGRRVAVLTSVIAGIALLVMTIVFDNVIVTLRIVAYDPSLISGAKIGAIPVEDLAYAMAAIVLLPSLWVLFDRTGPRPAPDPTTAPPEDTK, from the coding sequence GTGACCGGCTCCGGTGCCTACGCCCTCCTGGCCCTGCCGTTCTTCGCCGTCGTGGCGGTGGTGGCGGTCGTCGCCGGCATCGTGGCCGCGCGCCGTGCACGAGCGGCGGGACGCGCACCGGGGCCCGGCCGCCGGGTCGCGGTGCTCACATCGGTGATCGCGGGCATCGCACTGCTCGTGATGACGATCGTGTTCGACAACGTCATCGTGACCCTGCGCATCGTCGCCTACGACCCCTCCCTCATCAGCGGTGCGAAGATCGGGGCGATCCCGGTCGAGGACCTCGCGTACGCGATGGCGGCGATCGTGCTGCTGCCGAGCCTGTGGGTCCTGTTCGACCGGACGGGCCCGCGCCCCGCGCCCGACCCGACCACCGCACCACCGGAGGACACGAAGTGA
- a CDS encoding SDR family oxidoreductase: MTTEQLQNRPVALVTGATRGIGRAIATDLGRTHHLFVGGRNADAVHALVAELPSAAPFVGDLGAGDLPALPDRLDVLVHSAGVEQGTTIADTPRAVWEQVFATNLFAVAELTRVALPALRAARGIVVPINSGSGFHSGPGGGVYAASKFALRAFADALREEERANGVRVSSVHPGRTDSDMQRALTDKLGEDYDTAYYLAPEDVAAAVRTVVDLPERGTVESLAIRPTRRR, translated from the coding sequence GTGACGACAGAACAGCTCCAGAACCGTCCGGTCGCCCTGGTGACCGGTGCCACCCGCGGCATCGGCCGCGCGATCGCGACCGACCTCGGTCGCACCCACCACCTGTTCGTCGGCGGACGGAACGCCGACGCGGTGCACGCCCTCGTCGCCGAGCTTCCGAGTGCTGCGCCGTTCGTCGGCGACCTCGGCGCGGGGGACCTGCCGGCGCTGCCCGACCGGCTCGACGTGCTCGTGCACTCCGCCGGCGTCGAGCAGGGCACGACCATCGCCGACACCCCGCGCGCCGTGTGGGAGCAGGTCTTCGCCACGAACCTGTTCGCGGTCGCCGAGCTCACCCGGGTGGCGCTCCCGGCACTCCGGGCGGCACGGGGCATCGTCGTGCCGATCAACAGCGGCTCGGGGTTCCACTCCGGCCCCGGCGGTGGCGTGTACGCGGCGTCGAAGTTCGCGCTGCGGGCCTTCGCCGATGCCCTGCGCGAAGAGGAACGGGCGAACGGCGTCCGGGTCTCGAGCGTGCACCCGGGCCGGACGGATTCGGACATGCAGCGTGCCCTGACCGACAAGCTCGGAGAGGACTACGACACCGCGTACTACCTGGCGCCGGAGGACGTGGCCGCCGCCGTCCGGACGGTCGTCGACCTGCCGGAGCGCGGCACCGTCGAGTCGCTCGCGATCCGACCGACCCGACGGCGCTGA
- the idi gene encoding isopentenyl-diphosphate Delta-isomerase has protein sequence MSAFPETVVLLADDRTPIGTADKFTVHTDHTPLHLAFSCHVRNTDGDVLVTRRALSKKTWPGVWTNTFCGHPGPDESFEDAIARRASRELGITVRDVELVLPDFRYRAVDASGIVENEVCPVFRAVTDDLPAPADDEVAEYAWVSEDSLRAAVAGAPFGWSPWLGWQLTELEAAGLHITR, from the coding sequence ATGAGCGCTTTCCCGGAAACCGTGGTCCTGCTGGCCGACGACCGTACCCCGATCGGCACAGCGGACAAGTTCACGGTGCACACAGACCACACGCCCCTCCACCTGGCCTTCTCGTGCCACGTCCGCAACACCGACGGGGACGTCCTGGTGACCCGTCGCGCCCTGTCGAAGAAGACGTGGCCCGGTGTCTGGACGAACACGTTCTGCGGGCACCCCGGCCCCGACGAGTCGTTCGAGGACGCCATCGCCCGCCGGGCATCGCGCGAACTCGGCATCACCGTGCGCGACGTCGAGCTCGTGCTGCCGGACTTCCGGTACCGCGCGGTCGACGCCTCGGGGATCGTCGAGAACGAGGTCTGCCCGGTGTTCCGCGCCGTCACCGATGACCTGCCCGCCCCCGCGGACGACGAGGTCGCCGAGTACGCCTGGGTCTCCGAGGACTCGCTGCGGGCCGCCGTCGCCGGTGCGCCGTTCGGCTGGAGCCCCTGGCTGGGCTGGCAGCTGACCGAGCTCGAGGCCGCGGGCCTGCACATCACGCGCTGA
- a CDS encoding DUF3800 domain-containing protein, which produces MERHSASAERMRLFYVDDSGSAEHGGLIVYAWVEVSPTSWAPALRTWLDLRKELARDFGIPVSRELHCTHYTQGRGKVADHPPARHVAKSADGTMVVLWKDLGREVGERCLRTLALLPGVRVGSVFRWVPEGGKAWGAAKYETYADLVAMIDRELAAEDAFGIITMDGDDENYRSAHRALPLATRRVLEDPVAHDSRRSQWAQIADLVAYTVNIHLNRHPRNAFGWDWYDQHLRPLDRNGAPLQVPEETARPA; this is translated from the coding sequence ATGGAACGTCACTCAGCCTCCGCCGAGCGCATGCGCCTCTTCTACGTCGATGACTCGGGGAGCGCCGAGCACGGCGGGCTGATCGTGTACGCGTGGGTCGAGGTGTCGCCGACGTCGTGGGCGCCCGCCCTCCGCACCTGGCTCGACCTGCGGAAGGAACTGGCACGGGACTTCGGGATACCGGTGTCGCGGGAACTGCACTGCACGCACTACACCCAGGGCCGCGGCAAGGTGGCAGACCACCCGCCGGCGCGACACGTTGCGAAGAGCGCAGACGGAACGATGGTCGTCCTGTGGAAGGACCTCGGGCGTGAAGTCGGCGAACGATGCCTGCGCACCCTCGCGCTCCTTCCCGGTGTCCGCGTGGGGTCGGTCTTCCGGTGGGTGCCAGAGGGCGGGAAGGCGTGGGGTGCCGCGAAGTACGAGACGTACGCCGATCTCGTGGCGATGATCGATCGCGAGCTGGCCGCCGAGGACGCCTTCGGGATCATCACGATGGACGGTGACGACGAGAACTACCGATCGGCGCATCGTGCCCTTCCGCTGGCGACGCGCCGAGTGCTCGAGGACCCGGTGGCACATGACAGCCGTCGGTCGCAGTGGGCGCAGATCGCCGACCTCGTGGCGTACACGGTGAACATCCACCTCAATCGGCACCCACGCAACGCGTTCGGATGGGATTGGTACGACCAGCACCTGCGGCCCCTGGACCGGAACGGTGCGCCGTTGCAAGTGCCCGAAGAAACAGCTAGACCCGCCTGA
- a CDS encoding squalene/phytoene synthase family protein: protein MTTETTRTGSAPSGRLPLYDATAEAASSVVIDRYSTSFGLASRLLAKDTREHIRNVYALVRVADEVVDGPATEAGLDPDLARTVLDELEADTERAIALGFSVNPVVHAFARSARVTGFGAELTKPFFASMRMDLERTEHDDASFAAYVYGSAEVVGLMCLRAFVHRAGRPTFDQAELIAGARALGAAFQKVNFLRDLHADFEVLGRSYFPGVDIRSFDEATKERLVADVQADLDHAARTIRLLPADARNAVGLAHALFQELNDRIARTPATRLVTTRVRVPNPVKARLAAQVLAGRAPVRSKVATRRPGGTS, encoded by the coding sequence GTGACGACCGAGACCACCCGGACCGGCAGCGCGCCGTCCGGTCGGCTGCCCCTGTACGACGCCACGGCCGAGGCAGCGTCGAGCGTCGTCATCGACCGCTACTCGACGTCGTTCGGCCTGGCGAGCCGGTTGCTCGCCAAGGACACCCGCGAGCACATCCGCAACGTCTACGCGCTGGTGCGCGTCGCCGACGAGGTCGTCGACGGTCCCGCGACCGAGGCGGGGCTCGACCCCGACCTGGCACGGACGGTCCTCGACGAGCTCGAGGCCGACACAGAGCGCGCAATCGCCCTCGGCTTCTCGGTGAACCCCGTCGTGCACGCGTTCGCCCGGAGTGCACGGGTCACGGGCTTCGGCGCGGAGCTCACCAAGCCGTTCTTCGCGTCGATGCGGATGGACCTGGAGCGCACCGAGCACGACGACGCCTCGTTCGCGGCGTACGTGTACGGCTCGGCCGAGGTCGTGGGGCTGATGTGCCTGCGTGCGTTCGTCCACCGCGCCGGCCGCCCGACCTTCGACCAGGCGGAGCTCATCGCGGGGGCCCGTGCGCTCGGCGCAGCGTTCCAGAAGGTGAACTTCCTGCGCGACCTGCACGCCGACTTCGAGGTGCTCGGCCGCTCGTACTTCCCGGGGGTCGACATCCGCTCGTTCGACGAGGCCACGAAGGAGCGCCTGGTCGCCGACGTGCAGGCTGACCTCGACCACGCGGCCCGCACCATCCGGCTGCTGCCGGCAGACGCCCGGAACGCCGTCGGGCTCGCACACGCCCTGTTCCAGGAACTCAACGACCGCATCGCCCGCACGCCGGCGACGCGCCTGGTGACGACGCGCGTGCGCGTCCCGAACCCGGTGAAGGCACGCCTGGCCGCACAGGTGCTCGCCGGACGTGCCCCCGTGCGGTCGAAGGTGGCCACCCGTCGGCCAGGAGGCACGTCATGA
- a CDS encoding polyprenyl synthetase family protein, translated as MSEEAATVAHIDLALVDDCLERFFVVSSARAARYGRPSEELWRVLRKASLGGKRFRPRMVLTAYLGLGGDDVHAAAHVAAAYELLHTALVVHDDVIDRDWARRGQPNVAGSYRDAGTTGGLPLPTAEHRGMSAAVIAGDLALSGAPRFIESSGVTGERRGRLLELLDEAVFASAAGEMTDVDLALGVMPTVDEVLAMERAKTSVYSFEAPLQSGAVLAGAPETVVTALGAFGREIGIAYQIVDDLLGVFGDETTTGKSVLGDLREGKRTMLIAYAATTDCWPDIAPYLGDPDLTEERAAELRATLVTCGARAAAESRIADHVALARAELSGLPYDLADRLEGLVTELVERAR; from the coding sequence ATGAGCGAGGAAGCGGCCACCGTGGCGCACATCGACCTCGCGCTCGTCGACGACTGTCTCGAGCGCTTCTTCGTCGTGTCCTCGGCTCGTGCCGCGCGCTACGGCCGTCCGTCCGAGGAACTCTGGCGGGTGCTCCGCAAGGCGAGCCTGGGCGGCAAGCGCTTCCGGCCGCGCATGGTGTTGACCGCGTACCTCGGCCTCGGCGGGGACGACGTGCACGCTGCTGCGCACGTCGCAGCTGCCTACGAACTCCTGCACACCGCGCTGGTGGTGCACGACGACGTCATCGACCGTGACTGGGCGCGCCGCGGCCAGCCGAACGTCGCGGGCTCCTACCGCGACGCCGGCACCACCGGCGGGCTGCCGCTGCCGACCGCCGAGCACCGCGGGATGAGCGCCGCCGTGATCGCGGGCGACCTGGCGCTCTCCGGCGCACCGCGGTTCATCGAGTCCTCCGGTGTGACGGGCGAGCGTCGTGGGCGTCTGCTCGAACTGCTCGACGAAGCCGTGTTCGCCAGCGCTGCCGGTGAGATGACCGACGTCGACCTGGCCCTGGGCGTGATGCCGACGGTGGACGAGGTCCTGGCGATGGAACGGGCGAAGACGAGCGTGTACTCGTTCGAGGCGCCGCTGCAGTCCGGCGCCGTGCTCGCTGGCGCGCCCGAGACCGTCGTCACCGCGCTCGGCGCCTTCGGCCGCGAGATCGGCATCGCGTACCAGATCGTCGACGACCTGCTCGGGGTGTTCGGCGACGAGACGACCACCGGCAAGAGCGTGCTGGGGGACCTGCGCGAGGGCAAGCGGACCATGCTCATCGCGTACGCGGCGACGACGGACTGCTGGCCGGACATCGCTCCCTACCTGGGCGACCCCGACCTGACCGAGGAACGCGCGGCCGAACTCCGTGCGACCCTGGTCACCTGCGGCGCCCGTGCCGCAGCCGAGTCCCGGATCGCCGACCACGTCGCACTCGCCCGTGCCGAACTCTCCGGACTGCCGTACGACCTCGCCGACCGCCTGGAGGGCCTCGTGACCGAACTCGTGGAGCGCGCCCGGTGA
- a CDS encoding prenyltransferase, whose product MNASTASRPSTLRALFVSSRPISWVNTAYPFGAAYLLGSGVGVEGGGGFSLVAFLVGVVYFLVPYNLAMYGINDVFDYESDLRNPRKGGVEGALLDKSVHRTTLWAVVITNVPFLVALVVLGAVSGNGPWSWLVLAISVFAVIAYSAPGLRFKEKPFLDSLTSSTHFVSPAIYGLALAGPHWTGQLVAVCVAFFLWGVASHAFGAVQDVLADRAGGIGSVATVIGARATVRLAFVAYLVAGVALLFSAFPGPIAAVVVIPYALNVLPWWNITDQGAEAANAGWKRFLWINYLAGFIVTMALIAYAFTH is encoded by the coding sequence GTGAACGCCAGCACCGCCTCCAGGCCGTCGACCCTGCGAGCACTGTTCGTCTCGTCGCGCCCGATCAGCTGGGTGAACACCGCCTACCCGTTCGGTGCCGCGTACCTGCTCGGCAGCGGGGTCGGCGTCGAGGGCGGCGGCGGGTTCTCGCTCGTCGCGTTCCTGGTCGGCGTCGTGTACTTCCTGGTGCCCTACAACCTGGCGATGTACGGCATCAACGACGTCTTCGACTACGAGTCCGACCTGCGCAACCCGCGCAAGGGCGGCGTCGAGGGGGCACTGCTCGACAAGAGCGTCCACCGCACCACGCTCTGGGCCGTCGTCATCACGAACGTGCCGTTCCTGGTCGCGCTCGTCGTCCTCGGGGCGGTGAGCGGGAACGGGCCGTGGTCGTGGCTCGTCCTCGCGATCAGCGTGTTCGCCGTCATCGCGTACTCGGCGCCGGGGCTGCGGTTCAAGGAGAAGCCGTTCCTCGACTCCCTGACCTCGTCGACGCACTTCGTCTCGCCCGCGATCTACGGTCTCGCGCTCGCCGGACCGCACTGGACCGGGCAGCTCGTCGCCGTCTGCGTCGCGTTCTTCCTGTGGGGTGTGGCCTCGCACGCGTTCGGCGCCGTGCAGGACGTCCTCGCCGACCGGGCCGGCGGCATCGGCTCCGTCGCGACCGTCATCGGTGCGCGGGCGACCGTGCGCCTCGCGTTCGTCGCGTACCTGGTCGCCGGCGTCGCGCTGCTGTTCTCGGCGTTCCCCGGGCCGATCGCCGCCGTCGTCGTGATCCCGTACGCGCTCAACGTGCTGCCGTGGTGGAACATCACGGACCAGGGGGCCGAGGCTGCGAACGCCGGGTGGAAGCGGTTCCTCTGGATCAACTACCTGGCGGGGTTCATCGTGACGATGGCGCTCATCGCCTACGCCTTCACGCACTGA
- a CDS encoding lycopene cyclase domain-containing protein, translated as MPGLYLAGLVVSLIGMTVLDARFRLFFWRAPWRAAAVMVVGVAFFMVWDVAGVAYGIFFIGPQHLLTGVLLAPEVPLEELFFLLLLCYSTMDLVGFVRPVVQRSLGRRRP; from the coding sequence ATGCCGGGGCTGTACCTCGCCGGCCTGGTCGTGTCGTTGATCGGCATGACCGTGCTCGACGCCCGCTTCCGGCTGTTCTTCTGGCGAGCACCGTGGCGTGCGGCTGCGGTGATGGTCGTCGGTGTCGCGTTCTTCATGGTGTGGGACGTCGCCGGGGTCGCGTACGGCATCTTCTTCATCGGCCCGCAGCACCTGCTGACCGGGGTGCTCCTGGCGCCCGAAGTGCCACTCGAGGAGCTCTTCTTCCTGCTGCTGCTCTGCTACTCGACGATGGACCTGGTCGGCTTCGTCCGGCCCGTCGTGCAGCGGTCGCTCGGACGGCGGCGCCCGTGA
- a CDS encoding VTT domain-containing protein, whose amino-acid sequence MPDFLDGLPFWQLVLALFVIVFCRAQATYWVARLAVTGASRSRWGGWLHSPAIRRGSALLERWGLPVVTVSFVVVGLQTVMNAAAGLARVAWWRYTIAMVPGCVAWAFLYATVGLAVFWAVVAALAGSPWGIAAVAVLVVAAVVGVTVLHRSRNRTGGPARLP is encoded by the coding sequence GTGCCCGACTTCCTCGACGGGCTGCCGTTCTGGCAGCTCGTCCTCGCGCTCTTCGTGATCGTGTTCTGCCGCGCGCAGGCCACGTACTGGGTCGCGCGACTCGCGGTGACAGGTGCGTCCCGCTCCCGCTGGGGCGGCTGGCTGCACTCGCCTGCGATCCGCCGCGGTTCCGCCCTCCTCGAACGCTGGGGCCTGCCGGTGGTGACGGTGAGCTTCGTGGTGGTCGGGCTGCAGACGGTGATGAACGCGGCCGCGGGGCTCGCCCGAGTGGCGTGGTGGCGGTACACGATCGCGATGGTGCCGGGGTGCGTCGCGTGGGCCTTCCTCTACGCCACGGTCGGGCTCGCGGTGTTCTGGGCGGTCGTCGCCGCGCTGGCGGGCTCGCCGTGGGGCATCGCAGCGGTGGCCGTCCTGGTGGTCGCGGCAGTCGTCGGAGTGACGGTTCTCCACAGATCCCGGAACCGGACGGGAGGCCCGGCCCGGCTTCCGTAG
- a CDS encoding Gfo/Idh/MocA family oxidoreductase, translated as MTVRIIHVGLGGWGGNWARTAIPEVSEVEVVGIVDPVPATLTAVQQDLGLPASAAFASLTEALAGVEADAVVITAPAVTHVPLALEALDAGKHVLVEKPFANTTDEAVTAVRRAEELGLVLQVSQNYRWYPAPRAVQDLLAANTVGELSAINVDFRQWDNDLAFEEHPHYKFPHAMINDMAIHHFDLLRMVTGQEAVRVFAKATFPSYSKYQDEAIASMLIELDGGLVVSYRGSWLSRGPRTAWAGEWSIQGEDGELWFTSRDGAPNAVDGDVVTLRRTQDDEAEPVELPVLEHTDRQGGLQAFARSVEGGPAPATSGRDNLRSLALMEAAGRSAASGQPEDVVVPS; from the coding sequence ATGACGGTCCGGATCATCCACGTCGGTCTCGGAGGGTGGGGCGGCAACTGGGCCCGCACCGCCATCCCAGAGGTCTCCGAAGTGGAGGTGGTCGGGATCGTCGACCCGGTGCCGGCGACGCTGACCGCCGTGCAGCAGGACCTCGGGCTGCCCGCGTCCGCCGCGTTCGCGTCACTCACCGAGGCGCTCGCCGGGGTCGAGGCCGACGCCGTCGTCATCACCGCCCCCGCCGTGACGCACGTGCCGCTCGCGCTCGAGGCCCTGGACGCCGGCAAGCACGTCCTGGTCGAGAAGCCGTTCGCCAACACCACGGACGAAGCCGTCACCGCCGTGCGCCGTGCCGAGGAGCTCGGCCTCGTGCTGCAGGTCAGCCAGAACTACCGCTGGTACCCGGCGCCGCGTGCCGTGCAGGACCTGCTCGCTGCGAACACCGTGGGCGAACTCTCCGCGATCAACGTCGACTTCCGGCAGTGGGACAACGACCTGGCGTTCGAGGAACACCCGCACTACAAGTTCCCGCACGCCATGATCAACGACATGGCCATCCACCACTTCGACCTGCTCCGGATGGTCACCGGACAAGAGGCCGTCCGGGTCTTCGCCAAGGCGACCTTCCCGTCGTACAGCAAGTACCAGGACGAAGCCATCGCCTCGATGCTCATCGAGCTCGACGGTGGGCTGGTCGTGAGCTACCGCGGCAGCTGGCTGAGCCGCGGCCCCCGCACGGCGTGGGCCGGCGAGTGGAGCATCCAGGGCGAGGACGGTGAACTCTGGTTCACCAGCCGCGACGGAGCACCGAACGCGGTCGACGGCGACGTGGTCACCCTCCGCCGCACGCAGGACGACGAGGCCGAGCCCGTCGAGCTGCCCGTGCTCGAGCACACCGACCGCCAGGGTGGGCTGCAGGCCTTCGCCCGTTCGGTCGAGGGCGGTCCGGCACCGGCGACGAGCGGCCGCGACAACCTGCGCAGCCTCGCACTCATGGAGGCAGCTGGTCGTTCGGCTGCCAGCGGCCAGCCCGAGGACGTCGTCGTCCCGTCCTGA